In Winkia neuii, a genomic segment contains:
- a CDS encoding cell division protein PerM, with product MTKKARSEIVIRLPEGWSKAAFVGVEYAFLGWLALVAIALVNYVSQSSSPYLEGMKWTQAVWAASDFWRLAHGGSFAFGGGSISLIPLALPVAMIALLAFAARREIAGMARAFLALGYVPTVLVLSLLTGGSSTLRIFGGALLIALLASAIALLPLLRPPAQVRAGILFAFKTLAIVAGLSVLLLAVALGIHAGGVKGIYALLSGGVVGTITITLLWLSYVPTLACWALSWCLGAGFQAGQGATSSPFSVAHLPIPALPPYGALPTKAPGVAIVLLSALFFALLGFLLARTEKFDSSKHQVDYLLTGGGIFALVMFVWAAFARGSLGVGRMEQVGLNLGSWTLWFLLAALMPLLLGAFFADPTRRSQVSGLVSKKQPVADKQTPTLTVVEDQAQENGEGEDQAQPARSEGAAGREQGEEQDHPDPAGEPGEAEQSPKGHRQEDGDEARAGSTAAPTPKRLRLIAQGQGDPDAPTTAIPKDNK from the coding sequence ATGACTAAGAAAGCACGCTCCGAGATTGTTATTCGCCTCCCAGAGGGATGGTCCAAAGCCGCCTTTGTGGGGGTCGAGTACGCCTTCTTGGGGTGGCTTGCCCTGGTGGCTATCGCGTTGGTGAACTACGTCAGCCAGTCCAGTTCGCCCTACCTAGAGGGAATGAAGTGGACGCAGGCGGTATGGGCGGCCTCCGATTTTTGGCGACTGGCCCATGGCGGATCTTTCGCATTTGGCGGGGGAAGCATCTCGCTGATCCCTCTTGCACTCCCAGTCGCGATGATTGCCTTGTTGGCGTTCGCGGCCCGACGCGAGATAGCGGGCATGGCCCGCGCTTTCTTGGCGCTAGGATACGTCCCCACCGTGCTGGTTCTTTCGTTACTGACAGGGGGCAGCTCCACCCTGAGGATCTTCGGGGGTGCACTCCTGATTGCACTACTTGCCTCCGCTATAGCGCTGCTGCCGCTGCTGCGCCCACCGGCACAGGTGCGAGCCGGGATCCTGTTCGCCTTTAAGACATTGGCCATTGTGGCCGGCCTTTCTGTACTGCTCTTGGCAGTAGCACTGGGGATTCACGCCGGTGGGGTCAAGGGAATATATGCGCTCCTGTCCGGGGGAGTGGTTGGGACCATTACCATCACTCTGCTGTGGCTAAGTTACGTGCCGACTTTGGCATGCTGGGCGCTGTCTTGGTGCCTGGGGGCTGGTTTTCAGGCTGGTCAAGGAGCTACCTCCTCGCCCTTCTCGGTAGCGCACCTGCCCATTCCTGCCTTGCCTCCCTACGGGGCGCTACCGACCAAGGCGCCTGGAGTGGCGATCGTGTTGCTTAGTGCGCTCTTCTTCGCTCTGCTCGGATTCTTACTAGCTCGGACCGAGAAGTTCGATTCTAGTAAGCATCAGGTGGACTATCTGCTAACCGGTGGCGGCATCTTTGCGCTGGTGATGTTCGTGTGGGCAGCGTTTGCACGAGGTAGCTTGGGGGTCGGCCGCATGGAACAGGTAGGTCTAAACCTTGGTAGCTGGACCCTGTGGTTCCTACTGGCAGCCTTGATGCCGCTACTGCTGGGCGCATTCTTTGCCGACCCAACTCGACGTTCGCAGGTGAGCGGATTGGTAAGCAAGAAGCAGCCTGTAGCTGATAAGCAGACGCCCACCTTGACAGTGGTGGAAGATCAGGCCCAAGAAAATGGCGAGGGCGAAGACCAGGCCCAGCCCGCTCGCAGTGAAGGAGCCGCTGGTAGGGAGCAGGGCGAAGAACAAGACCATCCCGACCCGGCCGGGGAGCCGGGTGAGGCCGAACAGAGCCCGAAGGGCCACCGGCAGGAAGATGGCGACGAGGCGCGAGCTGGCAGTACTGCCGCGCCTACCCCGAAACGCCTGCGCCTGATTGCCCAGGGCCAGGGCGACCCTGATGCGCCTACAACAGCTATCCCGAAGGACAACAAATGA
- a CDS encoding NAD(P)-dependent oxidoreductase, with amino-acid sequence MADASASLAQADLVVSALPLTPATDRMVSTQIVSQLQGAVFMNVGRGPTVDAQAIRAGLEGGNLKKAVLDVHEVEPLPHSDWRWTDPRVFVTPHISGPVTQKDVYEAMCTSAKELGNGLLPSLRVDPKRGY; translated from the coding sequence ATGGCCGACGCTTCCGCCAGCTTGGCGCAAGCCGACCTAGTAGTTTCGGCCCTTCCCCTTACACCTGCCACCGATCGCATGGTCTCAACTCAGATCGTCTCCCAGCTGCAGGGAGCAGTATTTATGAACGTCGGTCGCGGCCCCACAGTCGACGCGCAGGCAATCCGCGCAGGGCTCGAGGGCGGCAACCTAAAGAAGGCGGTTTTGGATGTGCACGAGGTAGAACCGCTCCCCCACTCCGACTGGCGGTGGACAGATCCACGAGTCTTCGTCACCCCGCACATCTCCGGCCCAGTCACCCAGAAGGATGTCTACGAGGCGATGTGTACCAGCGCTAAAGAGCTTGGCAACGGCCTACTACCCAGCTTGCGGGTGGATCCTAAACGCGGCTACTGA
- the purN gene encoding phosphoribosylglycinamide formyltransferase: MTRIVVLISGTGSNLKALVQAYGEQIVGVVADRDAPGLRWAKGIATAQVNPADYSSREEWDRALTDAVAQFEPDLIVCAGFMRLVGQTFLAAFAGKVINTHPALLPSFPGMHGVRDALDYGVKITGATIFYVDAGVDTGRIIAQVAVPVRDDDSEETLTARLKEAETAQLVRVVGELSSRV; this comes from the coding sequence ATGACGCGAATTGTAGTGCTGATCTCGGGCACCGGTTCCAATCTGAAAGCGCTCGTGCAAGCTTATGGCGAGCAGATAGTGGGCGTGGTGGCGGATAGGGACGCTCCCGGGCTGCGGTGGGCCAAAGGGATTGCCACCGCCCAGGTGAATCCTGCCGACTATTCTTCCCGGGAAGAATGGGACAGAGCACTGACGGATGCGGTTGCGCAATTCGAGCCAGATCTGATCGTGTGCGCGGGCTTCATGCGACTGGTGGGGCAAACTTTCTTAGCCGCATTTGCCGGGAAAGTTATCAATACTCACCCCGCCTTGCTGCCGTCCTTCCCCGGCATGCACGGAGTGCGCGACGCTCTGGACTACGGGGTAAAAATCACCGGCGCTACGATTTTCTACGTAGACGCCGGTGTAGATACGGGCCGGATCATCGCCCAGGTTGCGGTTCCTGTACGCGATGATGACAGCGAGGAAACACTTACTGCCCGCCTGAAGGAGGCCGAGACGGCTCAGCTGGTGCGGGTAGTTGGCGAACTCAGTAGCCGCGTTTAG